A region from the Dermacentor andersoni chromosome 11, qqDerAnde1_hic_scaffold, whole genome shotgun sequence genome encodes:
- the LOC126517514 gene encoding alpha-(1,3)-fucosyltransferase C-like → MADQPSSSRKLRTFPSTKITFRKLRTSSAESSEHSRRVSLTASAEADDEVVLLSAQGTAEREPGAEGLTRSRNEALTVQGTAGTTTTEQPRQGGLTPDRPQHSSGASPRKGVKAAALSRSRQKVHSGPETQSAGHSECEPDDDTEPGPGTGVTPEVQPLKERAPSQSSDSSDLFHNYGSMHRRWFERPKFRICLVAIICLVFVTAIIVIVIAVIHSLKPTPATPVPLPPWLPWRNRTDDNGLPRLLLWEPRVSRNPLSLSVDNDAGAWSDTLQCELDGRDVEVCDITNDRRRLMRSDAVVFYAELLDQYDIPAQRAAPQMWVFWARAHLPPTGKGGRLVNSSLSLQLVTNLFNWTMGRREDADVVIPYKTLRCDASADEPVSPYQSRLTEQPRRDAAWLVDDCEENRFESEVLHSTVDGEGSVYIRLFPACGASECGSPAECIGYIAQRYHFLVVSLEPVCFQSAYELIYDAFEYDIVPVVLTPPGATLEVPEHSVVSSAELHGKGELAKYLRTLLDDHEKYNSYFAWKRNCSVVTAVNLLCPLCHAHWETPMRRPPHPNVLEWWTRRTNCRDEPLFGLDSEFMQEL, encoded by the coding sequence ATGGCGGACCAACCCTCAAGCAGCCGAAAGCTCAGAACATTCCCCTCCACCAAAATTACATTCCGCAAATTGCGGACCTCGAGCGCCGAGTCCTCCGAGCATTCGCGGCGCGTGTCTCTCACTGCTTCCGCGGAAGCGGACGACGAAGTAGTTTTGCTCAGCGCCCAGGGGACCGCCGAACGCGAGCCTGGAGCCGAAGGCCTCACTCGCTCTCGGAATGAGGCGCTCACCGTCCAAGGTACCGCCGGCACTACGACGACTGAACAACCCCGACAAGGCGGCCTGACTCCCGATCGTCCCCAGCACTCGTCTGGCGCCAGCCCGCGCAAAGGGGTTAAGGCGGCGGCTCTGAGCCGCTCGCGCCAGAAGGTTCACAGTGGACCCGAGACCCAAAGCGCCGGGCACAGCGAGTGCGAGCCCGACGATGATACTGAGCCTGGACCCGGAACTGGCGTAACGCCCGAGGTCCAGCCTCTTAAAGAACGCGCTCCCTCCCAGTCATCCGATAGCTCGGACTTGTTCCATAACTATGGGTCCATGCATCGCAGGTGGTTTGAAAGACCCAAATTTCGCATTTGTTTGGTGGCGATCATATGCCTTGTCTTCGTGACTGCCATCATTGTCATTGTTATCGCTGTCATCCACAGCCTGAAGCCGACGCCGGCCACTCCAGTACCGCTACCTCCGTGGCTTCCGTGGCGCAATCGCACGGATGACAACGGGCTTCCGCGTCTACTGCTGTGGGAACCACGTGTGTCGCGAAATCCACTATCTCTGAGCGTCGATAACGACGCTGGGGCTTGGAGCGACACGCTTCAGTGCGAGCTCGATGGACGCGATGTCGAAGTATGCGATATCACGAACGACCGGCGCCGCCTGATGAGGAGTGATGCAGTCGTCTTTTATGCTGAGCTCTTGGACCAGTACGACATCCCTGCCCAACGTGCGGCTCCTCAGATGTGGGTATTCTGGGCGCGGGCCCATCTGCCGCCCACGGGAAAGGGAGGACGGTTAGTAAATTCATCCCTGTCTCTTCAACTGGTGACGAACTTGTTCAACTGGACTATGGGCCGCCGTGAAGACGCAGACGTTGTGATCCCGTACAAGACGTTGCGCTGCGACGCGTCCGCAGACGAGCCAGTCTCGCCTTACCAGTCTCGCCTTACCGAGCAGCCGCGGAGAGACGCCGCGTGGTTAGTGGATGACTGTGAGGAAAACCGGTTCGAAAGCGAAGTGCTCCATAGCACCGTCGATGGTGAGGGCTCCGTCTATATCCGCCTCTTTCCAGCTTGCGGAGCGTCCGAGTGCGGCTCTCCGGCGGAGTGCATCGGCTACATTGCCCAGCGGTATCACTTCCTAGTGGTCTCCCTGGAGCCCGTCTGCTTCCAGAGCGCGTACGAGCTCATCTATGACGCGTTCGAGTACGACATCGTTCCCGTCGTCCTGACACCACCCGGTGCAACACTGGAAGTGCCAGAGCATTCAGTTGTGAGCTCGGCAGAGCTGCATGGTAAGGGAGAACTGGCCAAGTACCTGCGAACCTTGCTTGACGACCATGAAAAATACAACAGCTACTTCGCATGGAAGCGCAACTGCTCCGTTGTAACTGCGGTCAACTTGCTTTGTCCCCTGTGTCACGCACATTGGGAGACGCCGATGCGACGGCCGCCGCATCCGAACGTCCTGGAGTGGTGGACGCGCCGCACCAACTGCCGGGACGAGCCGCTTTTCGGCCTGGACTCTGAGTTCATGCAGGAGCTGTGA